The region GGCCAGACGTAGCGGCTCAGCTCGACCAGGCGGGAGTTCTCGTCTCCGACGAAGGTGCGGACGATGACCGCGAGCTGCGCCATCCGGTCGACGTAGGTCGTGTAGAGGCCGACCGTGCCGTCCTGGAGGTGCTGGGCCTCGGTCTTGGTGCCCTCGTCCAGCCCGTGGTAGATGAGCGGGTTGTAGGTCTCCAGGACCACCACACCGTCGTCGGCGGTGCGCGAGCGCATCAGGCGCAGGGTGGCCAGCTGCTTCTCCGCGTCGCTGACCATGCAGAGCGTGTTGAGCGGGTTGACCGTGACGTCGAAGGAGCCCTCGGGCAGCTCCTCGGAGAAGTCGCCGGCCACGGCGGTGATCCGGCCCTCGGGGTCGTTCTCCCGCAGCTTGCGGAGCATCTCCTCGGAGGCGTCGATCCCGGTGACCCGCAGGCCCCGGGCCGCCATCGGCAGGGCGACGCGGCCGGTGCCCACGCCCAGCTCCAGGACGCTGCCGCCCGGGGCCAGGCCCGCGATGAACTCCGCGGCCTGGTCGGCCAGGG is a window of Nocardiopsis changdeensis DNA encoding:
- a CDS encoding class I SAM-dependent methyltransferase, whose protein sequence is MQTANIYGDSLAGVYDMIYPASPLADQAAEFIAGLAPGGSVLELGVGTGRVALPMAARGLRVTGIDASEEMLRKLRENDPEGRITAVAGDFSEELPEGSFDVTVNPLNTLCMVSDAEKQLATLRLMRSRTADDGVVVLETYNPLIYHGLDEGTKTEAQHLQDGTVGLYTTYVDRMAQLAVIVRTFVGDENSRLVELSRYVWPSELDLMARLAGLRLRERYAGWNREPLTHHSQSFVSVYEVNPDGE